TCCTCGAAATTCACGACCGGCGCAACGAACTCGCGGGGAACATCTCGATGAATCAGGAACTGCGCTTCATCCACACGGTAAACGAGTGGATAGAGGCGGGTCACCTGCCGAGAGAACACTACAACGTCGTCCGCACGCGGAAAATCATGTTCAACAGAGACCTCCACGCCGCGTCGAAACTCGACCGTTCGCCCGACTTCCTCGCGGAGTTGCTCGAACTGGGCGAGCGACGCGGGCGCAGCTTTATCGATCAGATGAGGACGTCCACTTCGTAGTCGTTCTGCTCTAAGGCCGCGAGTACCTCGGCGACGTGGTCGTGGCCCCGCGTCTCCAAGTCGATTTCGACCTCCGCTGCGTTCATCGCGAGGTCACGCGAGGTCCGGTCGTGCTGGATGGCGTAGATGTTCGCCTTCTCCGCGGCGATGACCTCGATGAGGCGTTCGAGCGCGCCCGGTCGGTCTTTGAGCACCGTTCGAATCTTCAGATAGCGACCGGTCTCGACGAGGCCGCGCATGATGACGGTCGTGAGGACGTTCAGGTCGATGTTTCCGCCACACAGCGCCGGGACGATGACCTCGCCCTCCTCGTAGTCGAACTTCTCAGAGAGCAACGCGGCGAGTGGAACCGCCCCGGCCCCCTCGACGAGCGTCTTGCCGCGTTCGAGCAGCGAGATGAGCGCGACGGCGATTTCCGAGTCGGAGACCGTGACCACCTCGTCTACGCGCTCCTGGATGACCTCGAACGTCTGCTGGCCGACGCTCCGAGTGGCGATACCGTCGGCGATGGTGTCGACGCTGTCTAGCTCCTGGACGGACCCCTTTTCGAGCGACTGGGCGACGCTCGATGCGCCTTCTGCCTGCACGCCGATGACGCGGATGTCCG
This sequence is a window from Haladaptatus sp. QDMS2. Protein-coding genes within it:
- the ilvA gene encoding threonine ammonia-lyase codes for the protein MLELSDVLEARERVEAVARHTPLDYSHTFSDITGAKVHLKLETFQRTGSFKIRGASNRIATLSPAEKEAGVVTASAGNHAQGVALAATRNGVDSKIVMPEYAPISKVKATRAYGAEVVLHGADYDEAAEKAHEIEREEGRCYVHAFDDETVMAGQGTIGLEIYDDLPEVETVVVGIGGGGLIAGIATALKAKNPDIRVIGVQAEGASSVAQSLEKGSVQELDSVDTIADGIATRSVGQQTFEVIQERVDEVVTVSDSEIAVALISLLERGKTLVEGAGAVPLAALLSEKFDYEEGEVIVPALCGGNIDLNVLTTVIMRGLVETGRYLKIRTVLKDRPGALERLIEVIAAEKANIYAIQHDRTSRDLAMNAAEVEIDLETRGHDHVAEVLAALEQNDYEVDVLI